The proteins below come from a single Hyphomicrobiales bacterium genomic window:
- the panC gene encoding pantoate--beta-alanine ligase, which yields MAKNPSVVRRLGALQSKVAAWRTTGERIALVPTMGALHEGHLALVRLATRRAARTLVSIFVNPTQFAPNEDYARYPRDQRGDLAKLAPLGVDLVFVPSAALMYPEGFATSVHVAGPAEAGLEDKYRPHFLGGVATVVCKLLTQCRPDIAVFGEKDYQQLLVVRRMARDLDLGVQIVGAKTVREADGLALSSRNAYLDAGERAIAPGLNAALRDAARRIAAGGDVESIMAAARAGLTRMGFRVDYVEARNAETLAPISEPRREPIRLLAAAWLGRTRLIDNIPVGTKS from the coding sequence ATGGCGAAAAATCCAAGCGTGGTGCGGCGGCTGGGGGCACTGCAGAGCAAGGTCGCGGCCTGGCGCACGACCGGCGAGCGCATCGCCCTCGTGCCGACCATGGGCGCGCTGCACGAGGGCCATCTTGCGCTGGTGCGCCTCGCGACCCGCCGTGCCGCCCGCACCCTGGTCTCGATCTTCGTCAACCCGACCCAGTTCGCGCCCAATGAGGACTATGCGCGTTACCCCCGCGACCAGCGCGGCGACCTCGCCAAGCTCGCGCCGCTCGGCGTCGACCTGGTGTTCGTGCCGTCGGCCGCGCTCATGTACCCGGAGGGCTTCGCCACCTCGGTCCACGTCGCGGGCCCTGCGGAAGCCGGGCTTGAGGACAAGTACCGGCCGCATTTCTTGGGCGGCGTTGCCACGGTGGTCTGCAAGCTGCTCACCCAGTGCCGGCCGGACATAGCCGTCTTCGGCGAGAAGGACTATCAGCAGCTTCTGGTAGTGCGGCGAATGGCCCGCGATCTCGATCTCGGCGTTCAGATCGTCGGCGCCAAGACGGTGCGCGAGGCCGACGGCTTGGCGCTTTCCTCGCGCAATGCCTATCTCGACGCCGGCGAGCGCGCCATCGCGCCGGGTCTCAACGCCGCCCTGCGCGACGCGGCCAGGCGCATCGCCGCGGGTGGCGATGTCGAAAGCATCATGGCTGCCGCCCGCGCCGGCCTGACCCGCATGGGATTCCGCGTCGATTATGTCGAGGCGCGCAACGCCGAGACGCTCGCGCCGATTTCCGAGCCTCGGCGCGAACCGATCCGCCTGCTTGCCGCCGCTTGGCTCGGCAGGACCCGGCTCATCGACAATATCCCCGTCGGAACAAAATCTTAG
- a CDS encoding 3-hydroxyacyl-CoA dehydrogenase NAD-binding domain-containing protein, with translation MAEFVNYAREGNVGVITITNPPVNALGVGVRKGLVDCLNKGNQDPETAALVLIGAGRTFPAGADITEFAKPPASPTLPEVVAACEDSAKPVIAALHGNALGGGLEVALGCDWRCASENAKLGQPEVKLGILPGAGGTQRLPRLIGAERALTAIVSGDPISAPEALEWGLVDKVVEGNLLAGAVAFAEKIVSEKRPRRRVRDMTVAARPELFERFRQTVAKKQRGFIAPRACIDSVENATQLSFDDGLAAERAMFAELVASPQAAALRYMFFAERDVAKVPGIDKDTPLRRIASVGIVGAGTMGGGIAMNFANAAIPVTLVEAAEDALDRGVSIISSNYAASVDKGRLTEQQADARLGRLTGSLNFEDLATVDLVIEAVFEDMALKKEVFAILDGICRPGAILATNTSTLDLDEIAASTGRPQDVVGTHFFSPANVMKLLEIVRGEKTADDVLATVAQLARKISKIGVVVGVCDGFVGNRMLHAYWNQAYSLLLEGALPQTVDKVLYDWGWAMGPFAVMDLAGTDVSWRVRQAKEASRDRSKPYPAVVADRLCERGRYGQKTRAGWYRYEETSRAPLPDPAVATLIETLSQEMGVKRRQIAAEEIVERCLYALVNEGARILEEGVAARASDIDIIYHYGYGFPRYRGGPMFAADAIGLDKVLAGIRTYEKRQPGLWTPAPLIERLAGEGKSFRDL, from the coding sequence ATGGCCGAATTCGTGAACTATGCCCGCGAGGGGAACGTCGGCGTCATCACCATCACAAACCCGCCCGTCAACGCGCTCGGCGTCGGTGTGCGCAAGGGGCTCGTCGACTGCCTCAACAAGGGCAACCAGGACCCCGAAACGGCGGCGCTGGTGCTGATCGGGGCCGGGCGAACCTTTCCGGCCGGCGCCGACATCACCGAATTCGCCAAGCCGCCGGCCTCCCCGACGCTTCCCGAGGTCGTTGCCGCCTGTGAAGACAGCGCCAAGCCGGTGATCGCGGCGCTGCACGGCAACGCACTTGGCGGCGGCCTCGAGGTCGCGCTCGGCTGCGACTGGCGCTGCGCGAGCGAAAACGCCAAACTCGGCCAGCCCGAAGTCAAGCTCGGCATACTGCCCGGTGCCGGCGGCACGCAACGCCTGCCGCGGCTGATCGGCGCGGAGCGCGCGCTTACCGCCATCGTGAGCGGCGATCCCATTTCCGCGCCCGAGGCGCTGGAATGGGGTCTCGTCGACAAGGTCGTCGAGGGCAATCTCCTCGCGGGCGCGGTTGCGTTCGCCGAAAAGATCGTCTCCGAGAAACGCCCGCGCCGGCGCGTCCGCGACATGACCGTCGCCGCGCGCCCGGAGCTGTTCGAGCGTTTCCGCCAAACCGTCGCGAAAAAGCAGCGGGGCTTCATCGCGCCGCGCGCATGCATCGATTCGGTGGAGAACGCGACGCAGCTTTCCTTCGACGACGGCTTGGCCGCGGAACGCGCCATGTTCGCCGAGCTGGTCGCATCGCCCCAGGCGGCGGCGCTGCGCTACATGTTCTTCGCCGAGCGTGATGTCGCCAAGGTCCCCGGCATCGACAAGGACACGCCGCTGCGCCGGATCGCCTCGGTCGGCATCGTCGGCGCCGGCACCATGGGAGGCGGCATCGCCATGAATTTCGCCAATGCCGCCATCCCCGTGACCCTCGTCGAGGCGGCCGAGGATGCACTCGACCGCGGCGTTTCCATCATCTCCAGCAATTATGCGGCAAGCGTCGACAAGGGGCGTCTGACCGAGCAGCAAGCCGACGCCCGCCTTGGGCGGCTGACGGGATCGCTCAATTTCGAGGATCTTGCCACCGTCGATCTGGTGATCGAGGCGGTGTTCGAGGATATGGCGCTGAAAAAGGAGGTTTTCGCCATTCTCGACGGCATCTGTCGGCCCGGGGCCATCCTCGCCACCAATACCTCCACTCTCGATCTCGATGAGATCGCCGCGTCGACCGGCCGCCCGCAGGACGTGGTCGGCACCCATTTCTTCAGCCCCGCCAACGTGATGAAGCTCTTGGAGATCGTCCGCGGCGAAAAGACCGCCGACGATGTGCTGGCCACGGTGGCGCAGCTTGCGCGCAAAATTTCGAAAATCGGCGTCGTGGTTGGCGTCTGCGACGGCTTCGTCGGCAACCGCATGCTGCACGCTTATTGGAATCAGGCCTATTCGCTGCTTCTGGAAGGCGCGTTGCCGCAGACCGTCGACAAGGTGCTCTACGACTGGGGCTGGGCGATGGGGCCGTTCGCGGTCATGGACCTTGCCGGCACCGACGTCAGCTGGCGCGTCCGCCAGGCCAAGGAAGCGTCCCGCGACAGGTCCAAGCCCTATCCCGCCGTCGTTGCCGACCGGCTGTGCGAGCGGGGTCGCTACGGCCAGAAGACCCGGGCCGGCTGGTACCGCTACGAGGAGACGAGCCGCGCCCCCCTGCCCGACCCGGCGGTGGCGACGCTGATCGAAACCCTGTCGCAGGAGATGGGCGTAAAACGGCGCCAGATTGCGGCTGAGGAGATCGTCGAGCGCTGCCTCTATGCGCTGGTCAACGAGGGCGCGCGCATCCTCGAGGAGGGCGTTGCCGCGCGGGCGAGCGACATCGATATCATCTATCATTACGGCTATGGCTTTCCGAGATATCGTGGCGGGCCGATGTTCGCAGCCGATGCGATCGGTCTCGACAAGGTGCTTGCCGGCATCCGCACCTATGAGAAGCGCCAGCCGGGCTTGTGGACGCCGGCACCGCTGATCGAGCGCCTCGCCGGAGAAGGAAAGAGTTTCCGCGATCTGTGA
- a CDS encoding MmgE/PrpD family protein: MSLSGELFDLVASKEISREDLEAAALFTLDAVASVVAGTRTPQGEILVAWGRRIGACGENAARDAGRRAFLLGGLTHILEVDDLHRESVVHPGCITIPAVWAAAESGLGESSGREFLSAILWGFEATTRVGMAAGPAHYRIFHNTATCGPFGSAMAVARLIGLARAQAVDALGNAGTQAAGLWQFLDTGAMSKHLHAGRAAEAGLVAAELAALGFTGAPEILEGARGFFAALCPDAEPARLIADPQAPWQLRQTSIKPWPSCRHTHPAIDAAQEIRQALAGDGRKADEIASIEVETYGAALALCDRAEPKTVYDAKFSLQHTVAAALCRDRVDFAAFDEEARCECAKLRGRVKVAETPSFEGAYPAHWGARVSARLENGRVVSAERGDAMGDPEMPLSSEQMVDKARGLLDFGRYPRSEALIEGILALADGGPLPRLAI; this comes from the coding sequence ATGAGCCTGAGCGGAGAACTTTTCGACCTTGTGGCGTCGAAGGAGATTTCGCGGGAGGATTTGGAAGCGGCCGCCCTGTTTACGCTCGACGCGGTGGCAAGCGTGGTCGCCGGCACCAGAACCCCGCAGGGCGAGATTCTGGTGGCCTGGGGACGCAGGATCGGCGCCTGCGGCGAGAACGCGGCGCGCGACGCCGGCCGGCGTGCTTTTCTCTTAGGGGGACTGACCCACATTCTCGAGGTCGACGATCTGCACCGCGAATCGGTGGTTCATCCGGGCTGCATCACGATTCCCGCGGTGTGGGCCGCGGCGGAGTCCGGACTCGGCGAGAGCAGCGGACGCGAATTTCTGTCGGCGATCCTGTGGGGCTTCGAGGCGACGACACGCGTCGGCATGGCCGCGGGGCCTGCCCACTACCGCATCTTCCACAATACCGCGACCTGCGGGCCGTTCGGCTCGGCGATGGCCGTGGCCCGCCTCATCGGACTCGCACGGGCCCAGGCGGTCGACGCCCTCGGCAATGCCGGCACCCAGGCTGCGGGCCTGTGGCAGTTCCTCGATACTGGAGCCATGTCGAAGCATCTGCACGCCGGCCGCGCCGCGGAAGCGGGCCTGGTTGCGGCCGAACTTGCCGCGCTCGGCTTCACCGGAGCGCCGGAAATTCTCGAAGGCGCGCGTGGCTTTTTCGCCGCTCTTTGCCCCGATGCGGAGCCGGCGCGCCTCATCGCCGACCCGCAAGCGCCCTGGCAGCTCAGACAAACCTCAATCAAGCCGTGGCCCTCCTGCCGCCATACCCACCCGGCGATCGACGCGGCGCAGGAAATCCGGCAAGCCCTCGCCGGCGATGGGCGCAAGGCGGACGAGATCGCGAGCATCGAGGTGGAGACCTACGGCGCGGCGCTTGCGCTGTGCGACCGCGCCGAGCCGAAGACGGTCTATGACGCGAAATTCTCGCTCCAGCATACGGTCGCCGCGGCCCTTTGCCGCGACCGGGTTGATTTCGCCGCCTTCGATGAGGAAGCGCGCTGCGAATGCGCCAAGCTGCGCGGACGCGTGAAGGTTGCCGAGACGCCGTCGTTCGAGGGCGCCTATCCGGCCCATTGGGGCGCCCGCGTCAGCGCCCGCCTCGAGAATGGCCGCGTCGTTTCCGCCGAGCGTGGCGACGCCATGGGCGATCCGGAAATGCCGCTCAGCAGCGAACAGATGGTCGACAAGGCGCGTGGCCTGCTTGATTTCGGGCGATATCCCCGGTCCGAGGCGCTGATCGAAGGCATTCTGGCGCTGGCCGACGGCGGCCCTTTGCCGCGGCTTGCGATCTGA
- a CDS encoding septal ring lytic transglycosylase RlpA family protein — translation MLLASCSLWKEELDHAGNPRLVEYGQPVPKGGGIYKVGKPYQIGGKWYHPKEDENYTNVGVASWYGLDFHGRLTANGEIYDMDSLSAAHPTLPLPSYVKVENLENGRKVVVRVNDRGPYARGREIDLSKRAAELLAFKNKGTAKVQVSYLGPAPLSGDDGWPVNVQFAGNKSNGNKPKPAETRPILLASAAPDALLALRSVPASAAPPSLAAPSSAAEPPSPPMSHASAAPATAMIQAGSFRDPDNAERLKSALASVGPVEVTPVTVGGVTYYRVRVGPIPDGQNARDSLSRVQAAGVGDARLIMMQ, via the coding sequence TTGCTGCTCGCAAGCTGCAGCCTGTGGAAAGAGGAACTGGATCATGCGGGCAATCCGCGGCTGGTGGAATATGGCCAGCCGGTGCCAAAGGGCGGCGGCATCTACAAGGTCGGCAAGCCCTACCAGATCGGCGGCAAATGGTACCATCCCAAGGAGGACGAGAATTACACCAATGTCGGCGTCGCCTCCTGGTACGGCCTCGATTTTCACGGCCGACTCACCGCGAACGGCGAGATCTACGACATGGATTCGCTGTCCGCCGCCCATCCGACGCTGCCGCTGCCGAGTTACGTCAAGGTAGAGAATCTGGAGAATGGGCGTAAAGTCGTCGTGCGCGTCAACGATCGCGGGCCCTATGCGCGCGGCCGCGAGATCGACCTGTCCAAGCGCGCCGCCGAGCTGCTCGCATTCAAGAACAAGGGGACCGCCAAGGTGCAGGTGAGCTATCTCGGGCCGGCGCCGTTGAGTGGCGACGACGGCTGGCCGGTCAATGTCCAGTTTGCCGGAAACAAATCGAACGGCAATAAACCGAAACCGGCTGAAACACGCCCGATCCTTCTCGCCAGCGCCGCGCCGGACGCGCTCTTGGCGCTGCGCTCCGTGCCGGCCTCCGCGGCACCCCCCAGCCTAGCGGCACCCAGCAGCGCCGCGGAACCTCCCAGTCCCCCCATGTCCCATGCATCCGCGGCACCGGCGACGGCGATGATTCAGGCAGGCTCGTTTCGCGACCCCGATAACGCCGAAAGGCTGAAATCGGCGCTCGCGTCGGTCGGCCCGGTGGAGGTGACGCCGGTCACGGTCGGCGGCGTGACCTACTACCGGGTCCGCGTCGGCCCGATACCGGACGGCCAGAACGCGCGTGACTCGCTCAGCCGCGTCCAGGCGGCAGGCGTCGGCGACGCCCGGTTGATCATGATGCAGTGA
- a CDS encoding D-alanyl-D-alanine carboxypeptidase family protein encodes MNTHGQAKSVCGNPVTVLRIGRLLLLAVALIAWVPGLRAQTIETSAPHVIMIDSDTNTVLLEKDADTPVPPASLSKLMTVEVVFQALEEGRLSLDDRFHISENAWRKGGAPSGGSTMFAELNSDIALSDLIQGVIVQSGNDACIAIAEGMAGTEEAFAQLLNARARELGLTNSNFRNATGLPDPDHLMSVRDMAKLARHIIRTYPEYYKYFAEPEFTWNDIRQFNRNPLLREAPGADGLKTGYIRDAGYGLVGSTLRDGQRVILAMAGLKSISERAAEARKLIDWAYRAFEQITLFEAGQTVGEARVHGGERRWVKLTGDGDIKILLPRAARRRMNARVVYSGPLLPPIEKGQRVAELRVAAEDGVNLSVPLYTAEDVGRGSLHQRALDAALDLITRWW; translated from the coding sequence ATGAATACGCACGGTCAGGCAAAATCGGTGTGCGGCAATCCTGTAACGGTGCTTCGAATCGGCCGACTTTTGTTGCTGGCCGTCGCCCTGATTGCGTGGGTTCCAGGCTTGCGGGCGCAGACGATCGAGACCAGCGCGCCGCACGTCATCATGATCGACAGCGACACCAATACGGTGCTTCTGGAAAAGGACGCCGATACGCCGGTGCCGCCCGCGAGCCTGTCCAAGCTGATGACCGTTGAGGTTGTCTTCCAGGCGCTGGAAGAGGGCCGCCTCAGCCTCGACGACAGATTTCACATCAGCGAAAATGCCTGGCGCAAGGGCGGCGCGCCGTCCGGCGGCTCGACCATGTTCGCCGAACTGAACTCGGACATCGCGCTCTCCGACCTTATCCAGGGCGTCATCGTCCAGTCGGGCAACGACGCATGCATCGCCATCGCCGAGGGCATGGCCGGCACCGAGGAAGCGTTCGCCCAGTTGTTGAACGCGCGTGCGCGCGAGCTCGGACTGACCAACTCCAATTTCCGCAACGCCACCGGACTGCCGGACCCCGACCATCTGATGTCGGTGCGCGACATGGCCAAGCTCGCCCGCCACATCATTCGGACCTACCCGGAATACTACAAATACTTCGCCGAACCGGAGTTCACTTGGAACGACATCCGCCAGTTCAACCGCAACCCGCTGTTGCGCGAGGCGCCGGGAGCGGACGGGCTGAAGACCGGATATATCCGGGATGCCGGCTATGGGCTGGTCGGCTCGACCCTGCGCGACGGCCAACGCGTGATCCTGGCCATGGCCGGCCTGAAATCGATCAGCGAGCGGGCGGCGGAGGCGCGCAAGCTGATCGACTGGGCCTACCGGGCATTCGAGCAGATCACCCTTTTCGAGGCCGGCCAGACCGTAGGCGAGGCACGAGTCCATGGCGGCGAGAGGCGCTGGGTAAAGCTGACTGGCGACGGCGACATCAAGATCCTGCTGCCGCGCGCGGCGCGGCGCAGAATGAACGCGCGCGTGGTCTATAGCGGGCCCCTGTTGCCGCCGATCGAGAAGGGGCAGCGCGTCGCCGAGCTGCGGGTCGCCGCGGAAGACGGCGTCAATCTGTCCGTGCCGCTCTACACGGCCGAAGACGTCGGGCGCGGAAGCTTGCACCAGCGCGCGCTCGATGCCGCCCTCGACCTCATCACACGCTGGTGGTAA
- the tmk gene encoding dTMP kinase, which yields MGARGKFITFEGGEGTGKSTHAHELRKRLETAGHKVVETHEPGGTPGAEIVRHLLKSGAVEPLGAFAEAVMIAAARDDHVTHFIRPALEKGTWVVCDRFSDSTKAYQGAGGGVDDTLLRALERITVGETLPDLTVILDAPAKIALARANSRREGEGEGDGADRFEKESLAFHDKLRRAFLKIAEESPKRCVVIDATPDKEAVAEAVWKAVSERLEV from the coding sequence GTGGGTGCTAGAGGCAAGTTCATCACGTTCGAAGGCGGCGAGGGCACCGGCAAGTCGACGCACGCCCATGAGCTGCGAAAACGGCTGGAAACGGCCGGCCACAAGGTCGTCGAGACCCACGAGCCGGGCGGTACGCCGGGGGCCGAGATCGTCCGCCACCTGCTCAAATCGGGGGCCGTGGAGCCGCTCGGCGCGTTCGCCGAGGCGGTGATGATCGCGGCCGCCCGCGACGACCATGTGACGCATTTCATTCGCCCGGCGCTGGAAAAGGGGACCTGGGTGGTCTGCGACCGTTTCAGCGACTCCACCAAGGCCTATCAGGGGGCGGGCGGCGGCGTCGACGACACGCTTTTGCGCGCGCTCGAACGCATCACCGTCGGCGAAACGCTCCCCGACCTGACCGTCATTCTCGATGCGCCGGCGAAAATCGCCCTGGCGCGAGCGAATTCGCGCCGCGAAGGGGAGGGGGAGGGCGACGGCGCCGACCGGTTCGAGAAGGAGTCGCTTGCCTTTCACGACAAGTTGCGCCGCGCCTTTCTGAAGATTGCCGAGGAAAGTCCCAAGCGTTGCGTCGTCATCGACGCTACCCCCGACAAGGAAGCGGTCGCCGAAGCGGTCTGGAAGGCCGTGTCCGAGCGCCTGGAGGTGTGA
- a CDS encoding DNA polymerase III subunit delta', whose amino-acid sequence MAAASEQDRLPEADRLAAYPHPREAVHLFGHGEAERAFLGAYRSGRMHHAWLIIGPEGVGKATLAHRIARFVLTHPDPEAAEVKRARDLAADPDHPAARQAAALTHPDFIVLRRMWDAKNKRLTMALPVEEVRRASHFFSMTAAAGGWRVAIVDCADEMNLNAANALLKTLEEPPSRALLLLVSHRPGRLIATLRSRCRRLTLGPLSEADLFAAIQSAGAQEALGKLSETDRKVLVEMARGSPRLALRLLSGNGLALHREISGILKAAPKRDDRRVHALARRVARAGAEDDYELALSLVSDWLAGRVESATTAGPAEAASLARLAEVWEKTTRSAGEAEIFHFDRRLVILNAFRDIAAAVS is encoded by the coding sequence ATGGCCGCCGCATCCGAACAGGACCGTTTACCGGAGGCCGACCGCCTCGCCGCCTATCCGCACCCGCGCGAGGCGGTGCATCTGTTCGGCCACGGGGAGGCGGAGCGGGCGTTCCTTGGCGCCTATCGCAGCGGGCGCATGCACCATGCCTGGCTCATCATCGGCCCGGAGGGCGTCGGCAAGGCGACGCTTGCCCACCGCATCGCCCGTTTTGTCCTGACCCACCCGGACCCTGAAGCCGCGGAGGTCAAGCGCGCACGGGACCTGGCGGCCGACCCGGACCATCCCGCGGCGCGGCAGGCGGCGGCGCTGACTCATCCCGATTTCATCGTCCTGCGGCGCATGTGGGATGCAAAAAACAAGCGGCTGACCATGGCCCTGCCGGTGGAGGAAGTGCGCCGGGCCTCGCATTTCTTTTCGATGACGGCGGCTGCCGGCGGCTGGCGCGTCGCCATCGTCGATTGCGCCGACGAGATGAACCTCAACGCCGCGAATGCGCTCCTCAAGACCCTGGAGGAGCCGCCGTCGCGCGCGCTTCTACTGTTGGTGAGCCATCGGCCCGGGCGGCTCATCGCCACCCTGCGCTCGCGCTGCCGTCGCCTGACGCTCGGCCCCTTGTCCGAGGCCGACCTGTTTGCGGCCATCCAGTCAGCCGGCGCCCAGGAAGCGCTCGGCAAGTTGAGCGAGACCGACCGCAAAGTCCTCGTAGAGATGGCGCGCGGCAGCCCGCGCTTGGCGCTGCGCCTTCTTTCCGGCAATGGTCTTGCGCTCCACCGCGAGATCAGCGGCATCCTCAAGGCGGCGCCGAAACGCGACGACCGGCGCGTCCACGCGCTTGCCCGGCGCGTTGCGCGGGCGGGCGCGGAGGATGACTATGAGCTCGCCTTGTCGCTCGTCTCCGATTGGCTTGCCGGCCGCGTCGAATCGGCGACCACGGCCGGTCCCGCGGAGGCGGCCAGCCTTGCGCGCCTAGCCGAGGTATGGGAAAAGACGACCCGTTCGGCGGGCGAGGCGGAAATTTTCCACTTCGACCGCCGGCTCGTGATTCTGAACGCTTTTCGCGACATTGCCGCAGCCGTCTCGTGA
- the metG gene encoding methionine--tRNA ligase: MTDKFYITTAISYPNGPPHIGHAYEAIATDAIARFMRLDGYDVFFLTGVDEHGLKMAQTAAKENITPRELADRNTPLFQKMVARLNCSNDDFIRTTEPRHHRASQAIWQRMQEAGDITLGTYSGWYSVRDEAYYAENETEVGDDGVRRGPSGSPVEWTEEESYFFRLSAYQDRLLAHYAANPDFVLPKERFNEVISFVKGGLQDLSVSRATLDWGVRVPGDDRHVMYVWVDALTNYITGVGYPDVGSSQFKRYWPADIHVIGKDILRFHAVYWPAFLMSAGVALPRRVFSHGFLFNRGEKMSKSVGNVIDPFALSEHYGVDQLRYFFLREVPFGQDGNYSHEAIVQRINADLANDLGNLAQRSLSMVAKNLDGTLPAPGPFSKEDEAMLAAADGLAGEAHKAMREQAIHLALEAVWRVVAATNRYFAAQEPWALRKSDPERMGTVLYVTAEVLRQIAVLTQPVMPQASAALLDLLGVGEGVRSFAGLGSASRLAPGVRLPAPRPVFPRYVEEEAGSGKTSTGTRKDRAQKA; this comes from the coding sequence ATGACCGACAAATTCTACATCACAACGGCCATCTCCTATCCCAATGGCCCGCCGCATATCGGCCACGCCTACGAGGCGATCGCGACCGACGCCATCGCCCGCTTCATGCGGCTCGACGGCTATGACGTGTTCTTCCTCACCGGCGTCGACGAGCATGGGCTGAAGATGGCGCAGACGGCGGCGAAGGAAAACATCACGCCGCGCGAGCTTGCCGACCGCAACACGCCGCTGTTTCAGAAGATGGTCGCCAGGCTCAATTGCTCCAATGACGATTTCATCCGCACCACGGAGCCGCGCCACCACCGCGCTTCGCAGGCCATCTGGCAGCGCATGCAGGAGGCGGGCGACATCACGCTCGGCACCTATTCGGGCTGGTATTCGGTGCGCGACGAGGCCTATTACGCGGAAAACGAGACGGAAGTCGGAGACGACGGCGTGCGCCGCGGGCCCAGCGGCTCGCCGGTCGAATGGACCGAGGAGGAATCCTATTTCTTCCGCCTCTCCGCCTATCAGGACCGGCTGCTCGCCCACTACGCGGCAAATCCCGATTTCGTGCTGCCCAAGGAGCGCTTCAACGAGGTGATCAGCTTCGTCAAGGGCGGTTTGCAGGACCTGTCGGTCTCGCGCGCGACGCTCGATTGGGGTGTGCGCGTGCCGGGCGATGACCGCCACGTCATGTATGTGTGGGTCGACGCGCTGACCAACTATATCACCGGCGTTGGCTATCCCGACGTCGGCAGCTCCCAATTCAAGCGCTACTGGCCGGCCGACATCCACGTCATCGGCAAGGACATTCTGCGCTTCCACGCGGTCTATTGGCCGGCCTTCCTGATGTCGGCCGGCGTCGCCCTGCCGCGGCGGGTGTTCAGCCACGGGTTTCTGTTCAACCGCGGCGAAAAGATGTCGAAATCCGTCGGCAACGTCATCGATCCGTTCGCGCTCAGCGAGCATTACGGCGTCGACCAGTTGCGCTATTTCTTCCTGCGCGAGGTGCCTTTCGGACAGGACGGCAATTACAGCCACGAGGCAATCGTGCAGCGGATCAACGCCGATCTCGCCAACGATCTCGGCAATCTCGCCCAGCGCTCGCTGTCGATGGTCGCCAAGAACCTGGACGGAACGCTGCCCGCGCCAGGACCCTTTTCCAAGGAGGACGAGGCAATGCTCGCCGCCGCCGACGGCCTCGCCGGGGAGGCCCATAAGGCAATGCGCGAGCAGGCAATCCACTTGGCGCTCGAAGCGGTCTGGCGGGTCGTCGCCGCGACGAACCGCTATTTTGCCGCGCAGGAACCGTGGGCGCTGAGGAAATCCGATCCTGAGCGCATGGGCACGGTGCTTTATGTGACGGCGGAAGTGCTGCGGCAGATCGCCGTCCTGACCCAGCCGGTGATGCCCCAGGCTTCAGCCGCACTGTTGGATTTGCTCGGCGTGGGGGAGGGCGTGCGCTCTTTTGCAGGCCTCGGCTCCGCCAGCCGGCTTGCGCCCGGCGTGCGCCTGCCCGCGCCGCGGCCGGTCTTCCCGCGCTACGTGGAAGAAGAGGCGGGGAGCGGCAAGACTTCGACCGGGACGCGAAAAGATCGGGCGCAAAAGGCTTGA
- a CDS encoding TatD family hydrolase yields MLVDSHCHLDFPDFADDLDGVVKRAEAAGVTRMVSIGTRVKKFDHVHAIAERFPQVYCSVGTHPHNAAEEPEVTAEHLARVAERPKVVAIGEAGLDFHYDHSPREMQRASFRTHIEAARRTGLPLVIHSREAEDETAEILEEEMAKGPFSAVLHCFSSARGLAERGVALGLYVSFSGILTFKKSEALREIARDLPIDRLLVETDAPYLAPKPYRGKRNEPAYVRHTAEVLAEVRGVGLDEIAARTSGNFFRLFSAVPRA; encoded by the coding sequence ATGCTGGTCGACAGCCACTGCCATCTCGACTTTCCGGATTTCGCCGACGATCTCGACGGCGTGGTGAAGCGTGCCGAAGCCGCCGGCGTGACGCGCATGGTGAGCATCGGCACACGCGTCAAAAAATTCGATCATGTGCATGCAATCGCTGAGAGATTTCCTCAGGTCTACTGTTCGGTCGGAACCCATCCGCACAATGCGGCCGAAGAGCCGGAGGTGACGGCGGAGCATCTGGCGCGCGTGGCCGAGCGCCCGAAAGTGGTGGCGATCGGCGAGGCGGGGCTCGATTTCCACTACGACCACAGCCCGCGCGAGATGCAGCGGGCAAGCTTCCGCACCCATATCGAGGCGGCGCGGCGCACCGGACTGCCGCTCGTCATCCACTCCCGCGAGGCGGAGGACGAGACGGCGGAGATCCTGGAAGAGGAGATGGCGAAAGGGCCGTTTTCCGCCGTGCTGCACTGCTTCTCGTCGGCCCGCGGCCTTGCCGAAAGGGGCGTCGCGCTGGGTCTCTACGTGTCCTTCTCCGGCATATTGACGTTCAAGAAGTCCGAGGCCTTGCGCGAAATCGCCCGCGATTTGCCGATCGACCGGCTGCTGGTCGAGACCGACGCGCCTTATCTCGCGCCGAAGCCTTATCGGGGCAAGCGCAACGAGCCCGCCTATGTGCGCCACACCGCCGAGGTTCTGGCCGAGGTCCGCGGTGTCGGCCTCGACGAGATCGCGGCGCGCACGAGCGGCAATTTCTTCCGCCTGTTCAGCGCGGTCCCCAGGGCATGA